The Enterococcus rotai genome includes a window with the following:
- a CDS encoding DUF5067 domain-containing protein produces MKKISSVLLIIVIGGLSLIGCTQQLDQKKQSFSDNGVSYEFQLPGGWKADQEANKEYGLQTSFSAEDTKSNSYVFVTTTLVTNIEQKKFGEQTREKLKERYRYKNVKDIYMKKITVGNAPAYKYTLNTVFKEKSVWAHFYYIWTEHGFVQLTFYSADDNSYKKRSEQIDASIETFKETSFDKNEAKKEQEAQQKEEGDIVTIENKEIKFETTAVRQLTEVDGKKMLAIRYTFTNLTLEKAQPSVWKDVVTVTQNGKKLSLGKLPETSDFIDVKELDATQTKVLKQGEQVESVVLYELLDKSTVELNFSQNVFPGKESVRVVVPE; encoded by the coding sequence GTGAAAAAAATCAGTAGTGTACTTCTAATTATAGTGATAGGCGGTCTGTCCTTAATAGGCTGCACACAACAATTGGATCAAAAGAAACAGTCTTTTAGTGATAACGGTGTTTCCTATGAATTCCAACTACCCGGTGGTTGGAAAGCAGATCAAGAAGCCAACAAAGAGTATGGACTGCAAACGTCATTTAGCGCAGAAGATACTAAAAGCAATTCGTATGTATTTGTTACCACAACTTTGGTAACAAACATTGAGCAAAAAAAATTTGGTGAACAAACCAGAGAAAAGCTGAAAGAACGATACCGCTATAAAAATGTAAAAGATATTTACATGAAAAAAATTACTGTAGGGAATGCTCCAGCTTATAAGTATACTTTAAACACAGTATTTAAAGAGAAAAGTGTATGGGCTCATTTTTATTACATCTGGACAGAACATGGTTTTGTTCAATTAACATTTTATTCTGCTGATGACAATTCATATAAGAAACGTTCAGAGCAAATCGATGCTTCTATAGAAACATTTAAAGAAACGTCTTTTGACAAAAATGAAGCAAAAAAAGAGCAAGAAGCCCAGCAGAAAGAAGAAGGCGACATTGTTACGATCGAAAATAAAGAAATAAAATTTGAAACAACTGCTGTACGGCAGCTAACCGAAGTAGACGGAAAAAAAATGTTGGCTATTCGTTATACGTTTACCAATTTAACACTGGAAAAAGCACAGCCTTCTGTTTGGAAAGACGTCGTGACCGTAACGCAAAACGGTAAAAAACTTTCATTAGGGAAATTACCAGAAACAAGTGATTTTATAGATGTAAAAGAACTTGATGCAACCCAAACGAAAGTCTTAAAACAGGGAGAGCAGGTAGAAAGTGTTGTTCTATATGAGTTGTTAGATAAAAGTACGGTTGAGCTGAATTTCTCGCAAAACGTTTTCCCAGGAAAAGAATCTGTTCGAGTGGTGGTGCCAGAATGA